A stretch of the Solanum dulcamara chromosome 6, daSolDulc1.2, whole genome shotgun sequence genome encodes the following:
- the LOC129892646 gene encoding G-type lectin S-receptor-like serine/threonine-protein kinase SD2-5, translating into GFIDLYQKNQENGLTWHTRRRILTDIAKGLAYLHDECSQKIIHLDIKPQNILLDQGFNAKISDFGLSKLIEKDESKVVIRMRGTPGYLAPEWLRSAITEKVDVYAFGIVLLEVLCGRKNLDLSQADEDVHLLSVFEIKAEQQQLMDIVDKNNEDMQIHKEAVTEMMSIAAWCLQGDFTKRPSMSLVVKALEGFVSVETNLDYDFTSLPEVAADNQQREDTISLILPSILSGPR; encoded by the coding sequence ggcttcatagacttgtatcagaaaaatcaagaaaatgggcTTACATGGCATACAAGGCGAAGGATACTAACAGATATTGCCAAAGGGTTAGCTTATCTTCATGATGAATGCAGCCagaagataattcatttggacaTCAAACCACAAAACATACTTTTAGACCAAGGTTTCAATGCTAAGATCTCTGATTTTGGGCTGTCGAAACTGATTGAGAAAGACGAAAGCAAAGTTGTAATTAGGATGAGAGGAACACCAGGGTATTTGGCCCCTGAATGGTTGAGGTCGGCAATCACTGAGAAAGTAGACGTGTATGCCTTTGGAATTGTGCTCTTGGAAGTTCTCTGTGGGCGAAAGAATTTGGATTTGTCCCAGGCTGATGAAGATGTCCATTTGCTAAGTGTTTTTGAAATAAAAGCGGAGCAACAGCAGCTTATGGATATTGTTGACAAAAACAATGAGGATATGCAGATCCACAAAGAAGCAGTGACAGAAATGATGAGCATTGCTGCGTGGTGTCTACAGGGAGATTTCACCAAGAGGCCATCCATGTCATTGGTGGTTAAGGCATTGGAAGGTTTTGTGTCTGTTGAAACAAACTTGGATTACGATTTCACAAGCCTACCTGAGGTTGCGGCAGACAACCAACAGAGGGAAGACACTATCAGTTTAATATTGCCTTCAATTTTATCCGGGCCAAGGTGA
- the LOC129891859 gene encoding probable histone H2A.3: protein MAGKGKAVGSVAEKYSRSRSSKAGVQFPVGRITRFLKAEKYAKRVGARSPVFLAIVLEYLATEVLELAVYAARDNKKTRIIPRHIQLAVRNDDELSKLLGDVINSGSAN, encoded by the exons ATGGCTGGTAAAGGAAAAGCCGTTGGTTCCGTTGCTGAAAAATATTCTCGTTCCCGTAGCAGCAAAGCCGGTGTCCAATTCCCAGTTGGTCGTATCACCCGGTTCCTCAAAGCCGAAAAGTATGCCAAACGTGTCGGTGCCAGATCTCCGGTCTTCCTTGCTATTGTGCTTGAGTACCTTGCAACTGAG GTGCTTGAATTAGCTGTATATGCAGCAAGGGATAACAAGAAGACGAGGATCATTCCAAGGCACATTCAGTTGGCTGTAAGGAATGATGATGAACTCAGCAAATTACTTGGAGATGTTATAAATTCTGGCTCAGCCAACTGA